A genomic region of Papaver somniferum cultivar HN1 chromosome 7, ASM357369v1, whole genome shotgun sequence contains the following coding sequences:
- the LOC113299105 gene encoding uncharacterized protein LOC113299105 isoform X1 — MDSLQDDVRRSPRIVELQDRQKQLWHAQYKSKQEILTEQAFNERRHLAYQIRKTRMDEAGTSSSVQLSNSAGAHKAESVLIRRRSPRFMGCGNTAETSDQASVQVSNSAGGFIPRRSPRFIAHGNTAESLNQVRRRNMSEEQLAGERDRKRVRQRTRRLIMTEEQRLIERERDRNRKKAAKEKLNLPSTSIVNDDAHISKNSWLVNDKETVFGREPIDKMMEEQRLIESECDHNRYLAAKEKLNFPSSSAGNTSSNLVEHVMHEHAQAEVERLIGRISTIGMNTSEGYMELVPEHKAPIHTTFDDMLEFDEQINNAGDDLDESHQQDMQAGTFLTNFKTKTCLQGGMIVTWLRNMVLLDIVCRVSFRILSSNTYCTVIAHM, encoded by the exons ATGGATTCATTGCAAGATGACGTACGTCGAAGCCCAAGAATTGTTGAGCTGCAAGATAGGCAAAAACAACTCTGGCATGCTCAatataaatcaaaacaagagatacTGACCGAACAGGCGTTCAATGAAAGACGACATCTTGCTTATCAAATTCGGAAGACAAGAATGGATGAAGCCGGTACAAGCT CAAGTGTTCAACTGTCTAACTCAGCTGGAGCACATAAAGCAGAATCGGTCTTGATTCGTCGCCGAAGCCCAAGATTTATGGGATGCGGAAACACAGCCGAAACAAGTGATCAAG CAAGTGTTCAAGTGTCTAACTCAGCTGGAGGATTCATTCCTCGCCGAAGCCCCAGATTTATTGCACACGGGAACACAGCAGAATCGTTGAATCAAG TTCGGAGACGAAACATGTCCGAAGAACAGCTGGCCGGTGAACGAGACAGGAAGCGTGTTCGACAAAGAACCCGTCGTCTAATTATGACAGAAGAGCAGCGGTTGATTGAACGTGAGCGTGATCGTAATCGAAAAAAAGCCGCCAAGGAAAAGCTAAACCTTCCTTCAACATCTATAGTCAACGATGATGCACACATATCGAAAAACAGCTGGCTGGTGAACGACAAAGAGACCGTGTTCGGCAGAGAACCCATCGACAAAATGATGGAGGAGCAGAGGTTGATTGAAAGCGAGTGTGATCATAATCGATACTTAGCCGCCAAAGAAAAGCTGAACTTTCCTTCATCATCAGCAGGCAACACTTCATCAAACTTAGTTGAACATGTTATGCATGAACATGCTCAGGCAGAAGTTGAGAGACTTATCGGTCGCATCTCAACAATAGGAATGAATACCAGCGAAGGCTATATGGAGTTGGTGCCTGAAcacaaag CTCCCATACATACAACATTTGACGATATGCTCGAGTTTGATGAGCAAATCAACAATGCAGGAGATGATTTGGATGAGAGTCACCAACAGGATATGCAAGCAGGTACATTTTTGACAAACTTTAAAACTAAAACATGTTTGCAGGGAGGTATGATTGTTACATGGTTGAGAAACATGGTGCTGCTGGATATTGTATGTAGGGTTTCTTTTAGAATTCTTAGTAGTAATACTTACTGCACGGTTATAGCTCATATGTAA
- the LOC113299105 gene encoding uncharacterized protein LOC113299105 isoform X2 produces MDSLQDDVRRSPRIVELQDRQKQLWHAQYKSKQEILTEQAFNERRHLAYQIRKTRMDEAGTSSSVQLSNSAGAHKAESVLIRRRSPRFMGCGNTAETSDQASVQVSNSAGGFIPRRSPRFIAHGNTAESLNQVRRRNMSEEQLAGERDRKRVRQRTRRLIMTEEQRLIERERDRNRKKAAKEKLNLPSTSIVNDDAHISKNSWLVNDKETVFGREPIDKMMEEQRLIESECDHNRYLAAKEKLNFPSSSAGNTSSNLVEHVMHEHAQAEVERLIGRISTIGMNTSEGYMELVPEHKGDDLDESHQQDMQAGTFLTNFKTKTCLQGGMIVTWLRNMVLLDIVCRVSFRILSSNTYCTVIAHM; encoded by the exons ATGGATTCATTGCAAGATGACGTACGTCGAAGCCCAAGAATTGTTGAGCTGCAAGATAGGCAAAAACAACTCTGGCATGCTCAatataaatcaaaacaagagatacTGACCGAACAGGCGTTCAATGAAAGACGACATCTTGCTTATCAAATTCGGAAGACAAGAATGGATGAAGCCGGTACAAGCT CAAGTGTTCAACTGTCTAACTCAGCTGGAGCACATAAAGCAGAATCGGTCTTGATTCGTCGCCGAAGCCCAAGATTTATGGGATGCGGAAACACAGCCGAAACAAGTGATCAAG CAAGTGTTCAAGTGTCTAACTCAGCTGGAGGATTCATTCCTCGCCGAAGCCCCAGATTTATTGCACACGGGAACACAGCAGAATCGTTGAATCAAG TTCGGAGACGAAACATGTCCGAAGAACAGCTGGCCGGTGAACGAGACAGGAAGCGTGTTCGACAAAGAACCCGTCGTCTAATTATGACAGAAGAGCAGCGGTTGATTGAACGTGAGCGTGATCGTAATCGAAAAAAAGCCGCCAAGGAAAAGCTAAACCTTCCTTCAACATCTATAGTCAACGATGATGCACACATATCGAAAAACAGCTGGCTGGTGAACGACAAAGAGACCGTGTTCGGCAGAGAACCCATCGACAAAATGATGGAGGAGCAGAGGTTGATTGAAAGCGAGTGTGATCATAATCGATACTTAGCCGCCAAAGAAAAGCTGAACTTTCCTTCATCATCAGCAGGCAACACTTCATCAAACTTAGTTGAACATGTTATGCATGAACATGCTCAGGCAGAAGTTGAGAGACTTATCGGTCGCATCTCAACAATAGGAATGAATACCAGCGAAGGCTATATGGAGTTGGTGCCTGAAcacaaag GAGATGATTTGGATGAGAGTCACCAACAGGATATGCAAGCAGGTACATTTTTGACAAACTTTAAAACTAAAACATGTTTGCAGGGAGGTATGATTGTTACATGGTTGAGAAACATGGTGCTGCTGGATATTGTATGTAGGGTTTCTTTTAGAATTCTTAGTAGTAATACTTACTGCACGGTTATAGCTCATATGTAA